Genomic segment of Primulina tabacum isolate GXHZ01 chromosome 11, ASM2559414v2, whole genome shotgun sequence:
tTGGCATCGATAGGTAGATTTATTGCCTTTTCAGTTCCTACAATTGTCATTCTAGGGTCATCTTTTAGTCCATAATCCCTTTGGTTTAAACACGATTATTTGTATATTGGATTTTACTGCCAGTATTTCTTTCTTCCCCCACTTGTTTTTTTCTCTCTCGCTCGGGGAGTTTGAGCTTGTAATATTTACTTGATAACTTTGTTACTTGCCACCACATTGCTTATGAGCGGAGTCTAATCTTAATGCCTAACCTAATTTCTACCTGATTTTATGGCACTCACCCTTCAATTTTTAAGCTTCTTTCCTCAACTCATCCTTTCTAGTGTTGACTACATTCTGACATTAGTGTATGCAAATGAAGGAAAACATTTCGAAGCCTAGTGCAATGCTTGACAGAAACTGGGTGTTGAAACGTAAACGTGGAAAGCTTCCAGTGGGTAAAGTTAAGCCTGGTGATAGAGAAAAAGGTTACAAGTCTTTCAAGTTTCCATCCACGACACTGTCGAAGCTTGAACTGAAAGAGCATGCTAGTTTAGATGGATGTTCTGGCAAGAGAAAAGGAAATGATGGGGTGAGTATTTGAATTCAATGTTTTCTATCTCTTGGTTCAATTTCTAAGAGTCAATTTCTGAAGCGGTAAGTGACACAAAATTGAACTGGTTCTTTCCAAATGGGGAAATATATGCTTTAAGAAAATCATTGCATGCTTAATTCAGCACCCCATTTGGCTAGTTGTCTTTTTTGgtatttttctgaatttttttacCTTAGTTTTGTTTCCCAGCTATTTATCTCAGTTTCCTTGACTCATGTCACTCTTATGTATTAATGGCACTAATTGGACTTGGATGCTAGAATGTGTGAGAGCTTGTGTGCTGCTTATGACATGTGACTCACTTTTTCTAATCTCAGTATTATTACGAGTGTGTAATTTGTGAACTTGGTGGAAAGCTGCTGTGTTGTGATAGCTGCCCCCGCACGTATCATCTTGAGTGTTTAGATCCTGTTCTGAAGGTATGTTTGCTCTGTGTTTGTTATCTTGACAATATCTGTGTAgggattcttttttttttccatttacaTGCAATAACACATCATTGATTTCTTATCTTCTCTAGCGTATTCCGTCGGGAAAATGGGTATGCCCAATGTGTTGTCAGAGACATGCTTCCCTGGAGTCTGTGAACCATCTGGACCCCATTTCAAAAAGAGCACGAACAAAGATAATAATTAGAAGGTcgaaaactgaaactgaatcaTCTGCAACCGACAAATTTACTAAAACATTTGAAAGTTCTGCAGTTGGGAAGAAACACAATTCAGATAAAGGAAAATCATCCCTTTCTCGTTGTGGCCAAATATTTGAACGTTTGGAGAGTTCGTCCAATGATGTACACAATAATCATCAGAATCATATGGTTCAAGATAGTTCAATGGATGATAGTTCTTCTTTTTGTGGCATTGATAAGAAACTAGAAGAATCCCGTTCTCATAAACGAGCAGAGAAGCCAGCGATTCCTGCTGAGGGATCCTTATCCTtgtcaaaggaaaaaaaatcaacTGCGAATGTGGAATCTTCTGAGATGAAACCTGAAGCATCATCCGAAAAATTATCACCTGAAAACAAACCTGTCCTTGCATTGGAAGCTGCCAATCGAGTGGCCCAAAAAAGAAAGCACAGAGCTTGCTCTCGTAATAATGATAAGAAGCATAAAGTTGGCAAGGCCAAATCTGGTTCTGGTACTTATAGAAAAGGTCAAGGGAATTCCACACACCCAGGGGCTTCAAAATCCAAGAAAAAATGTAAAACAAATGTCCACAAGACTAGTTCAACTTCATTAAGTCAGGATAGTGGCAAAAATGTCACTGATATCCTACCAAAGGATGAGGTCCTCAACTTCCTTCTTGTTTGTTCTTAACAATATgaagttatttttttattttcggtTGATGGGGCATCTGATGCTGAAAACCTgtaattttaagattttcacTTTTAATTACTGAAATACCCTTAAATTTTTAATGTATTGTTAGGATGGTGTCACTGCTTATGTTTGTTATTATCTGCTTGATATTGTGATACGGATTGGAAACAACTGGAATTTTGGTCCACTCAATGGCAACGAAATGAAGATATTCGTTAGTTGGTCCTACCCAAGCTTTTTTCGTTCACGAAATTACACACTAAACAACGTTTACAAGAATGAATCtttcattaaaattatgacCTGGTGTAGGTGAAGGGATATTTTCTTTGTTCTCAATAAAAAAGAGGTGTATCAGAAAATGTTAAAAAACCTGTCGTGAACTGTGAGATTAATGACCTGAAGCGGTTTTTTCATCATTTGTTGAAGAGAGCCAAAGAGTTTGGTTAATTTGCAGCAAGTAAATTCAGGCTCCAGATCTCATTTTGTGATGGACTGCTGAAACCTAAATTGGACAGGACCAAATCAGTTGGGGGGATTTTTTATTCTGTCAACATGCTCATAATCTGGTTTATAATTGATTGGTCTCGAAAAGTTTCTTCTTTTGTTGTGTCTTATTTAGACCTTCATTTGTGTGGGCTttttatgttgttattgttgtggTTGCTGTCTCTATATATTCTATATTGCATCTTCATCTTGTGAATTGCTCTCATCTTCTACACTGAAGCTCTGTGGTAGTTGTTTATGATGCCTTTTCTATacattttgatattgtgatcCGATCTTTATCTGTTGAGTTTACTATGAATATTATTGTTTCCAAGATTTGGATTCGTTGTTTACAGGTGATTCCTACGGTAGCAGCTCCCTATTCACTTGAAACACAGGAAGCAGAAAAAATTACAGTTAAACATGCAGCAGATGAAGAGCGTGTTCTTGAAATTCAGCAGGTATGTGTTGACAGGACTTGTTCTTAAGAGCATGATGTTGTTTTGCAGCACGTCTTGAACCGTGCCTTTAATTTAAAAGTTTCACCTATGTGTTAATCTTGTTCATCATTTTTAACTTATCAGGTGGATCGGATTATTGGTTGTCGAGTTAAAGTTGATAACAGAGATTTTGTTTGTGGTGCGGCAGTGATCAACAAAAATGAGGCACTTTTAGGTGAATCGTTGGTTGCAGAAGATCTTAGTACACTGTCTGAGGAAAATCCCTGCTCTGAGATGCCTTTGGATGCAAAGGAGTTCCTTATTGGGAAGACATTTGTTGCAGAAGATCCAATTAAACTGTCAAAGGAAATTCCCAGCTGTGGGATGACTTTGGATGCGGTTGGTGATGGAAACTCAGGAGAGGACCATCAGGATGTTGCCAGCTGTTCCGTTGGAGCAAGAAActtaaaaattaatatgaatAAAGGCAAGCTACAGGTTTACAGAAGAACGACGACCAAAGAACGTAAAGAGAAAAGTTTGACAGATTCTCTTAGGAGAGACACTAAGGGTTCTGATTCCATGGTGGtgaataacaaaaaatatagtGACAGTAACTTGTGTGTCGGTGCACCAACTGATGAGGTGGTTTCGGAGGTTGAGAAGAGTATGACAATCTTGGAGGCTTGTGACAATAATGGTGGTTTGAAGGACAGTCTCACCTCTGGAACTTTAAAGAactttcttaatcattatttgGATGAAAATGGAAGCACAAAGGAGGAAGAAAAGGTCACAAGATTGGGCATTGCTCCCAAAAAGAAATTCCTAGAGTCTCGCTTGGTTGAAGCTGGATCCACCACTGTCTTGTATGAGTTTTTGGTGAAGTGGGTTGGGAAATCTCATCTTCATAACAGCTGGATTCCCGAATCTGAGCTGAAAACTCTGGCCAAACGAAAATTGGAGAATTACAAGTCAAAGTATGGAACAGCTTCAATAAATCTATGTGAGGAACAATGGAAGATTCCACATCGGGTAATCGCTACCCGGTCCTCCATTGATGGATCAAATGAAGCATTCGTAAAATGGAAAGGTCTTCCTTATGATGAATGCACTTGGGAAAATATTGATGAACCTGCTATTGCAAAGTCATTTCACTTAGTTGATAGGTTCTTGAGGTTTGAACAGCAAACCTTGGAGAATGAGAGTGCCAAGCTTAATTCAACACGAGACAAAAATGACTTCCCACCAAGTGAGGTAATCAATCTCACAGAACAGCCTAAAGAGCTAGTTGGAGGTTCTTTGTTTCCACATCAGTTGGAAGCATTGAATTGGTTGCGAAAAAGCTGGCATAAATCAAGAAATGTGATACTTGCTGATGAAATGGGGCTTGGAAAAACAGTGTCAGCTTGTGCTTTTATCTCATCattatatttcgaatttaaagCTAGACTTCCTTGTCTGGTTTTGGTTCCTCTATCGACAATGCCCAACTGGATGTCAGAATTTGCGCTGTGGGCTCCCCATCTCAATGCCGTAGAATATCATGGGAACACAAGAGCTAGAGCCTTAATTCGCCAATATGAATGGCATGCCCGTGATCCCCATGGAAAAAACAAACCATCTTCTTACAAATTCAATGTTCTCTTAACTACTTATGAAATGGTTTTATGTGATTCCACATATCTACGTGGAGTTCCCTGGGAAGTTCTTGTGGTTGATGAGGGTCACCGCCTGAAAAATTCTGGCAGTAAGCTATTTGGCTTACTGAATACGTTTACGCTCCACCATCGAGTACTGTTGACTGGTACTCCTCTTCAGAACAATATTGGTGAGATGTACAATTTACTCAATTTTCTGCAGCAAGCTTTTTTTCCTTCTCTTTCTTCATTTGAGGAGAAATTTAAAGATCTAACCACCGCAGAAAAGGTGGAGGAACTTAAGAACCTTGTTGCTCCACACATGCTCCGCAGGCTTAAAAAGGATGCCATGCGGAATATTCCCCCTAAGACTGAACGAGTGGTTCCTGTCGAGCTATCATCAATTCAGGCAGAATATTACCGTGCCATGCTCACAAAGAACTACCAAATATTACGCAACATAGGAAAAGGGGTTCCTCAACAATCGATGCTGAATATTGTGATGCAGTTAAGGAAGGTTTGCAATCATCCTTATCTCATACCAGGCACTGAACCTGAATCTGGTTCACTGGAATTTCTTCATGAAATGCGAATAAAAGCTTCAGCTAAGCTGACTCTGCTGCATTATATGCttaaatttcttcacaaagaaGATCATAGAGTCCTTATTTTTTCACAGATGACCAAGTTACTTGATATCCTTGAGGATTACTTGACTACTGAATTTGGGCATAAGACATATGAGAGAGTTGATGGCTCTGTTTCTGTGGCCGATCGGCAAGCAGCGATAACACGTTTCAATCAAGACAAGAGTAGATTTGTGTTTCTTTTATCTACGCGCTCTTGTGGCCTTGGCATTAACTTGGCAACTGCTGATACTGTAATTATATATGATTCAGATTTCAATCCACATGCAGATATCCAAGCTATGAACCGAGCGCATCGAATAGGGCAGTCAAACCGACTTCTTGTGTACCGGCTTGTTGTCCGTGCTAGTGTTGAAGAGCGTATATTGCAGCTTGCAAAGAAAAAGCTGATGCTAGATCAACTTTTTGTGAACAAGTCTGGATCACAAAAGGAGGTGGAAGACATCTTAAAATGGGGAACGGAAGAACTTTTTAGTGATTCATCTTCGATTATCGGAAAGGACGGTGACAACCACATCAATAAAGATGATTCAGTTATAGAATTAGAGCATAATAATAGGAGGACTGGTGGGCTTGGGGATGTATACAAAGACAAATGTGCTGATTGTAGCAATAAGATCACATGGGATGAAAATGCCATTTTGAAATTGTTGGACCGCTCAGACCTGCAGTCTGGTTCAGCCGATGATAATACTGAAACTGAGCTGGAGAATGAAATGCTTGGTTCAGTGAAGGTGAAAACTGTTTTCTGATTTTATGACACCCTGTTACCTTTTTCTTACTAAGTATTTCTCTGTAAAACCAGAATTCCAATTTGTTTCTTAAATATAATCGTTACGGTTCGAATGAGTATATGCACTTCACCACATATGTTAGGATATAACTTTATTACAGAGTTACataaatgagttgaatcatttCGTTGGATGCTCTTAAGGTACTTTAGCATCATATTCGGAAAAatgattttctttcttttgctATCTCATTTCTCCTCTTTCTTCAATCATTTGTCAATGTTGATATGTTTCACGTTTATAGTTTCTTGATTAAGTGTGAATAAATCTCGTGTCATTTCATGGTTTTTGGATCAATGCTGAAAGTGCTCTTGAAAAGAACTCACGTACGTAGGATTGCCACTCTAATAACGGGGAAATGGTGTTTTGATTTAACTAATACCCTTGTTTCTCACTGTTTCTCCTTTTTCCTCTCAGTCTCTTGAATGGAATGATGAGTCCACAGAAGAACAAGCTGGAATAGTGTCAGGACCTGTGACTAATAACGACAAAGGTGCGCCAAGTTCTGAAAAtaaagatgatatatctgttggCGTCATTGAAGAAAATGAATGGGATAGGCTACTGCGAGTTAGGTGGGGAATTCTATCTTTTCTCACCTATTTAATCATTTTGCATTGTGCTAATGaacctctgcatctcattcTTTaacagaaaatgtttttatgttttgaatttagTTGAAATATTAATGAAGTGAGGCTTTAGAGAGAATTTTCTGAGCTTCATATAAGTTAATTATGGAGCCACGTGAATTCAATTTGTTTAGGGATAAAAAGAAAAACTATCAATCCTTGGGGGTGCTTTATGTGTATTGGGTTAATTTTGTCACCAGTAATATGAGTATCCATATGTGATAACACTGAAAGAAGATGGATTTATGTGTTTCCCTGTATGAGTTTGATTCTTATTCAGTTAATCTTTCTTCATTGACAATTGTATAGCCTTCATAAATTGTAAGTACCCCTTAAAATATCTATATAAATTTGTGGCATGTGTAGATGCGACTGTAGAAAGTGTTTAAATTTGAGTTCCCTACATTGTGGGATAGGTTTTAGTCTTAGTTGTTGCTCATGGGTTTTGTAGATGGGAGAGATATCAAAATGAGGAGGAAGCAGCTCTTGGTCGAGGAAAACGCCAGAGAAAAGCTGTTTCATATAGGGAGACATATGTCACTCATCCTATTGAAGCAGTGACTGGAGTACTCCTTCTTTCTCTCTATTTCACCCTTTTTTCTATCAATTCAtctatttattatataataattcaaATTATAATGTTTCTTTTTATCCATGCACATCCGTCTATCACCTGTCTGTTGGTGGAACTTGTCATTTTTTATGTGTTTTGAAGCCCGAGTTCTTTATTAATGATTTGGAAGCATTAAAGTAAACCTCTGCACATAGACgtcgtatttttttaaaattctggtTATTCAAGTACATTTGTACTTTGTCATCTTTTGACAAATTACACCTCTGCACGTATATTTCATGTATTTAAAATTCTAGAAATTCTGTTACATTTGTACTTTGTCATCTTTTGATACAAGTTCAATGTCTAATAATAGTATCTGATTAAGCCTTGCTTTGCATATGTTTCAATATATTATAGGCTTATAGCTTTTTTCAATGGGGAGACAGCTTCCAGTAATCCATCCAAACTGGGCATTTGTGGATTgagatttttaatatttcagAGAAATTCCTCAATCAGACATTAGTGCACTTTGAAAACTAGATTGCCTTGGTTTTATCTTGTTAGGAGATGGTTATACTTCTTTTTTGTGTTGTCTTTTCTGAGAACTTTTGATCTGGTTCAGATCTTGTTAACTTTTGCCTTTCTGTTCATTTAACCTTGTTTGGACAAactgttttgatttaaaaagaaaataaaaacaaaatgttgCAAAATAGAAATTGCGATGTTTGATAGCCTCAGTTTTATGAGCATTAGTTTCACCTCTTATTTACCTTCTGTTAGAATATCTTGATTTCTTATAATAACTTTCATTGTGTCAGCTATCTATTAGATTTAGTCATATCTGAATGGTATCTTTTATAATGTGGTAAGAATGTTACCGGGGAAGAACCGGAGCCTGAACCGGAGCCTGAGCGGGAGTACACACCAGCTGGACGAGCTCTTAAAGAAAAATAGTGAGTTGCACTTGATATtcatttttcagatttttgtAGCTAACTTTTCTAGCACCAGGAAGATTTGGTATTCTcataattttcatttattgagCCTTCTGAAAAGAATGGTTTCTGGAGAACACGGTTTTAAATTCTTATTATGCTTTAGATATGATATCAATGAGTGAGTATAGTTGAAGAGGGTAGAGTAAAAATTAATAGTACATAGGTATTGGGGGGGGGGGAGGGGGGGCATGGAACAAACTCTAAATTAGAGTGAATTGTGTTGCTTTATTTGTAACACTGCCAGAAATGGACAGGAAAACATGTCTTTATCACAAACTCCAGATAATGAATTTCCCTTTGTCGTGAACCCTGTCAATGAATTGAATAACCTCTTACTTTATGAAGTaatgcattttatttttgtatacaAGCCATCGCCCTCTGAAGATAATTAAGACAATACTAGAAATTAAACTCCTATCCCAGAAAAGGGTGATGAACTTTATTGGTTCAAGTCTTTTGCATGCATTTTATACTAAGTAGTTGATTtacatatttgaatttttttatggagTTTCATTTGAGCTACATTATGCAAAATGAAAGCATTATACAGGATAAAAGTTGTAATTACAAATTTGAAACTCTCAAGAAGTGTATTTAATAGTAAGATATACATTTATAATGAATTGTGTTGCTTTATTTGTATCACTGCCAGAAATGGGCAGGAAAACATGTCTTTATCACAAACTCCAGATGATGAATTTCCCTTTGTTGTGAACCCTGTCAATAAATCGAATAACCTCTTATTTTATGAAGTaatgcattttatttttgtacaCAAGCCATCGCCCTCTGAAGATGATTAAGACAATACTAAAAATTAAACTCCTATCCCAGAAAAGGGTGATGAGCTTTATTGGTGCAAGTCTTTAGCATGCATTTTATACTAAGtagttgatttacagatttgaaattttttatggaGTTTCATTTGAGCTACATTATGCAAAATGAAAGCAttatctatatacctataaaagtgtggatactTGAAAAGTTTTCCAATTGTGAATGAACATAATTACCTTTCAcatgttttcttattttctatcAAGTAACATATGTGGTAATTTCACACttagtctattaattaataattaatactaattaaccaCATTTTATGGTTATGGTTTTGTGTTCgcgagacggtctcatgagtcgtattttatgagacgaatctcttatttgggtcatccatgaaaaaatattactttttatgctaagaatattactttttattgtgaacattaatagagttgacccgtctcacagataaagattcgtgagaccgtctcacaagagatctactctttgCGTTTTTGACTTTTTACCCTTGTCTTTTTTTcgttataatatttaattatgtcgtatttcattttatttcattttaaaaaaaacaatattccATTCTATACACATATAAATATGCGGATTATTCCAATTGTAAACGAACGTGTGGGAAATAAAATTGAGTTATATTCATAATGAAATGACCCATTATAAAGtatatagatttttaaaaagtgTGGATCATTGGTTTATTTTCAATCCAATCCAATTGTGAAAAGACACAAATCTTCCTTATTAATAAAAATCCAAAAACTCAATaaggatatatatataaaattataacaaATTGATAATGAATTATCACTACAATTACATTGATTGTAGTAATTTATATCATTTCAAGAATAAAATGTAACTCCtaattaattttctcaaataattcATCTTTATACTACCTTTGAATGttttatctttttaattttaatccttataataaatataaattataatgatCATTAATTAACATCTGTCAAAGTATTAAAGCTTTTACATATgatattttaacatttttatttattttgaaatcaaactaactaatttaacaaatacaaaaaataacatttttatgcaaatttatttctttggttatatttcaaatttttatgtgAAAATCATACCAatagtttaaaatttatatttaataattattctatgagtttattagattttatttgatatttgccATATAATCTTATTTAAATGTGTATTTCATTACatatgttgatttatttattattttaaattttattaacaagaaattaataataatcGATGTAGTTTATAAAAAATAGATtctgatataaaattaattatctatgatataaaattctaaaaataaaagtaaaaaaattatgttgatgtttaaatattatgagttatattttactatcaatattattatttcattagttttgaTGTTGTTTTGATGAGTTAGTCACGataatttaaattgataattgtTTATCGTTAGTGTGCTTAATTAatgtaaattatgatttatatattgATAAAGTCCACaatttgattgatttttagTTTATTATGTCTTATACGTGGTATTtggatatattttttaaaaaaattatttcagttCATTTGGTTCTATATATTAtgctaattataatttattatatattataaaaataacaatttgaattttaatttggcAAAAGTTtgaaagtaaattatataagttcttaattaatttattcgtctAATATAACAAGAGATTAAACtcaaataaataacaaaatgattcaagtttttttttagaaaatcaatttttttatttttatcatataattGTTATTTACGTACATCGGACGTGCTTCATGCTAGTCCATGATAAAAGTTGTAATTACAAATTTGAAACTCTCAAGAAGTGTATTTTCGTGAATCGTGGATTCTTATGTATTCTATTTTGATCTATAGCGGAGATCACATCTCATATTTCTGCAATTACTCGTTAAAATTCATGTATTTTCTTGACTAACAGCTCTATAGTCGTATATACGTGCTATTTACAATTTTGGAGATTTGTCACAGATATAAAAACAGTGATTGACGACTCCCTTATTTTGCTCCAGATTTTGATAATTATGTTGTTTGTTTAAACAGTACCAAGCTTCGTTCTAGACAAAAAGAAAGATTGGCCCAAAGGAACATGAAGGGGTCATTGGCACAGCTTCTAGAGTTGATGCCTCAGTTTCCACCTTTTCATtctaaagaaggaaaaaaaatggAGGTGTCAGTTCAACCTGTTGAAGAAAAAACTCCATATACTGAATTGGAAGATAACAGTCATGGCCAAATGATGGAACCAAATAGCATGACTGACTCAAACCTGAAGCTGGGAAGAATGTCCAAGCAGAAATCTTATTTTCTTCTGCAACGTCCTGTAACATCCACTGGCCGACATATGTCTGAAGTTTTAACGACCAATGACCAGTTACAGGACACATACTCCATTGATATTTTGAGGCATAACTTACCACCAGTAATAGGATTATGTGCCCCAAATGCTCCTAAAAGAATGGATCCCTTGCAGAGGAAAATGTCAAAATCCTACCAAAGACAAACCAAGCTAGGGCTTGGAGTTGAGTTCACAATGAGATCTACTTGTTGTCCCTCTGGCATGTCAAATGAGATGACTGTTAATGGTCATGAGTCAATCCCAACCCGATATAAATTTCCTGATTTTTCATCCCGAACTTCTCAATTTCCATGGAGTGATGTCTCGGATATGCATCTACCATTCACTCCCGTGAGTTGTACATACCACTTTCATGCATATATTTAGTCCTGAAAAACTATAGATTTAATCTAACTTTTAACTTTCATTTGCAGCATTCATTTGCAGCATTCATTGATAAAGCACCTGCAGATCATTCTAGGAACTCTGGTGCAATTAATTCTGATTTCCAAGAAAAGATGCTATTGCCCAAACTACCGTTTGATGAGAGGCAGATTCCTAGATATTCAATTTCCGGTGCAAACTTGCCGTATATGACTCCTGACTTGTTCCCAAGCTTATCACTGGGATCTAGAGTTACAGACACAAATGATGGTGTCCGTGATCTTCATCTTCCCATGTTGCCAAATCTCAAATTTCCACCAGATCCACCCAAgtataatcaacaagaacagttATCTCCAGTATTGGGCTCAAGTCAGGTGCCATCTACATTTGCATCATTTCCTGAAAACCATAGGAAGGTTCTTGAGAACATCATCCTAAGGACTGGATCTGGATCATCAAACAGCCTTCTGACGAAGAAATCTAAAATAGATATCTGGTTGGAGGATGAACTTGATCATCTATGGATAGGCGTTCGTAGACATGGAAAAGGAAGATGGGAGGCAATGTTACGTGATCCAAGGTTGAAGTTTTCAAAATTTAGAACTGCTGAGGATTTGTCAGCTAGATGGGAGGAGGAAGAACTCAGGATTTTGGATGGGCCAAGACTTCCAGGACAAAACTCTCTCAAGCCCCTGAAATCTGAGAATCCTTTGTTTTCTGGAATTTCGGAAGGAATGATGGCACGAGCACTGCACGGAGCTTGTTCAGATGGGATGATGACAGGGGTGTTGCACGGAACAAAATATGAGCCTTTGAAATTCCAACCACATCTAACTGACACGAGACTTGGTCTTGGTGGTCTACCGTCTGGGCCACCACAATTAGATCCATCTGATCCAGCACTTCCAACTTGGAGTTCAGATAAgttcccaatttttttttccaggGACTTTTTCGGAGGAACCATTCAGGGATCAGTTGTTTCCTCTAGCACTCCTAATGAGCCACCCTTTATTCTGAGTTCATTAGGATCGATTTATTTGGATTCTCATGGATTGCAGCAAAGGGAGAAACTAAAGAATGCAACTAGGATGGGGATGATGCCTGACCTTCATAACATGGGAAACAGTGAACCTGTTGGTTCTCCTCAGGTTGCTGGCTGTGAGAAGGTTCGAAATTATTCGGAGTCAAAGGGGAAGGACGAAGTTGCTAGATGTACTTCTCCAAAAGACAATTTACCTCACTGGCTTAGAGAAGCTGTGAATGCTCCTGGTAAAGCCTTCGAACCTGAGCTGCCTCCTGCTGTGTCTGCAATAGCACAATCTGTTCGAATTTTGTATGGGGAAGGTTCTTCCAAAATACCTCCATTTCTTGTTCCTGCTCCACCTTCCCTAAAGCCCAGGGATCCTCTGAGCGTTCTgaagaagaagagaaagaagaagaagaggttGCATGCATCTAATAAGTCCTCT
This window contains:
- the LOC142519094 gene encoding protein CHROMATIN REMODELING 4-like isoform X3, whose amino-acid sequence is MPLDAKEFLIGKTFVAEDPIKLSKEIPSCGMTLDAVGDGNSGEDHQDVASCSVGARNLKINMNKGKLQVYRRTTTKERKEKSLTDSLRRDTKGSDSMVVNNKKYSDSNLCVGAPTDEVVSEVEKSMTILEACDNNGGLKDSLTSGTLKNFLNHYLDENGSTKEEEKVTRLGIAPKKKFLESRLVEAGSTTVLYEFLVKWVGKSHLHNSWIPESELKTLAKRKLENYKSKYGTASINLCEEQWKIPHRVIATRSSIDGSNEAFVKWKGLPYDECTWENIDEPAIAKSFHLVDRFLRFEQQTLENESAKLNSTRDKNDFPPSEVINLTEQPKELVGGSLFPHQLEALNWLRKSWHKSRNVILADEMGLGKTVSACAFISSLYFEFKARLPCLVLVPLSTMPNWMSEFALWAPHLNAVEYHGNTRARALIRQYEWHARDPHGKNKPSSYKFNVLLTTYEMVLCDSTYLRGVPWEVLVVDEGHRLKNSGSKLFGLLNTFTLHHRVLLTGTPLQNNIGEMYNLLNFLQQAFFPSLSSFEEKFKDLTTAEKVEELKNLVAPHMLRRLKKDAMRNIPPKTERVVPVELSSIQAEYYRAMLTKNYQILRNIGKGVPQQSMLNIVMQLRKVCNHPYLIPGTEPESGSLEFLHEMRIKASAKLTLLHYMLKFLHKEDHRVLIFSQMTKLLDILEDYLTTEFGHKTYERVDGSVSVADRQAAITRFNQDKSRFVFLLSTRSCGLGINLATADTVIIYDSDFNPHADIQAMNRAHRIGQSNRLLVYRLVVRASVEERILQLAKKKLMLDQLFVNKSGSQKEVEDILKWGTEELFSDSSSIIGKDGDNHINKDDSVIELEHNNRRTGGLGDVYKDKCADCSNKITWDENAILKLLDRSDLQSGSADDNTETELENEMLGSVKSLEWNDESTEEQAGIVSGPVTNNDKGAPSSENKDDISVGVIEENEWDRLLRVRWERYQNEEEAALGRGKRQRKAVSYRETYVTHPIEAVTGNVTGEEPEPEPEPEREYTPAGRALKEKYTKLRSRQKERLAQRNMKGSLAQLLELMPQFPPFHSKEGKKMEVSVQPVEEKTPYTELEDNSHGQMMEPNSMTDSNLKLGRMSKQKSYFLLQRPVTSTGRHMSEVLTTNDQLQDTYSIDILRHNLPPVIGLCAPNAPKRMDPLQRKMSKSYQRQTKLGLGVEFTMRSTCCPSGMSNEMTVNGHESIPTRYKFPDFSSRTSQFPWSDVSDMHLPFTPHSFAAFIDKAPADHSRNSGAINSDFQEKMLLPKLPFDERQIPRYSISGANLPYMTPDLFPSLSLGSRVTDTNDGVRDLHLPMLPNLKFPPDPPKYNQQEQLSPVLGSSQVPSTFASFPENHRKVLENIILRTGSGSSNSLLTKKSKIDIWLEDELDHLWIGVRRHGKGRWEAMLRDPRLKFSKFRTAEDLSARWEEEELRILDGPRLPGQNSLKPLKSENPLFSGISEGMMARALHGACSDGMMTGVLHGTKYEPLKFQPHLTDTRLGLGGLPSGPPQLDPSDPALPTWSSDKFPIFFSRDFFGGTIQGSVVSSSTPNEPPFILSSLGSIYLDSHGLQQREKLKNATRMGMMPDLHNMGNSEPVGSPQVAGCEKVRNYSESKGKDEVARCTSPKDNLPHWLREAVNAPGKAFEPELPPAVSAIAQSVRILYGEGSSKIPPFLVPAPPSLKPRDPLSVLKKKRKKKKRLHASNKSSQGIVNSFPANHDIEHVGSTSVAGRLELSKSGVSGFPWLDCNLNFPPRDDKLGPFSSSVMPTASKKAVVCLSPSPEVPELAGSHVEPGPPPAIPPGFINSSVAKSSERNGKQRRYHLC